The nucleotide sequence tgtaatttacgcACCCTTGTCTTGTTCCAAACCTTTCTTAAagaaacactccactatttttgaaaatagactcAGTTTCCAACTACCCTAGAGCTAAACAGTTGTGTTTTACAGTTTtctaatccattcagccgatctccgggtctggtggtggcacttttagcttagcttagcatagatcattgaatctgattagaccgttagcatctcgctcaaaaaagACCAAAGAGTTTAAATATGTtccctatttaaaacttgattcttctgtagttacattgtgtactaagactgATGGAAAtggaaaagttgtgattttctaggacgatatggctaggaactatactctcattcatgtaactacagaagagtcaagttttaaatagggaACATATttaaactctttggtcatttttgagcgagatgaaATTGTAGAGTatatgatgatagaattttcataatTGAGTGAACTATCTGTTTAAGATAACCAAGGAGAGTATTTATCCTTagaacatgtgcacacacacatacacacaccatgaATGGGCTTTAAATCATCTGCTCAGTCAGTTCTGAATCCCAGTGTGCACGGTTGCTAATAAAATGTCAATTATTAGCCACATGTTGGAAAGCGCAGTATTTGAACTGTCTTGCTGAACCAAGCCAAACACAAACATCTCTATGGAGTCAGTCTCATTGCTGTTGCCATCACTGCAATTGTTTCTTATCTGACACAACATATAACAGCTCTCACCCTTTGTTCCTTCATtctattttaattatgcattttatattacCATTCTCAGTATGGCACACCATTCTTCTGTTCTATTATGCTTTGCTTTACAATTTAATTGTCACTGgccatatttgtttttccatAGTTCAAATATATGCAGTGCTAATGTTTTGAAACGCTGCCATTCCAATGATTCAGCAAGGTACTGCTGAGCCAGACTTTTCTCTACTGAGCATCTCACATACACAGGATAATTGGCATGCCTGATTGCCTAAGGGACAAAAATAACACCATCCATATCCCTGTGAGCCATATGAGTGTTTTTACggcaaactttttttctgcaatccttctgtatttttatgtcatttgaccAGTGTTCAGTCCAGTGGTTCTCAATCAGGGTGCCTCTGGAAAGTAAATATCAAAGGAGGACTCTATAATAAATAGATATAACATGATataaactaaacaattaaattaaattaaaaaataaacaataacattttattattaaaatatctgcttttatttaaatgttataaacacAAAATCACTGAACATATTTCTCATTCTGATGAGAATGCACCATGCACTGAGCTTTCACACATTTTTGTCCATTGCAGCACAGAGGTCTGTGTAGACCAATTTTCCCAGTACTTCAAGTTTCATTCAAAACCTTCCCCCTCCTGCGGCGTGGTACACACGGTCCCTCTTACAATGAATTTAATCCTGTCTTGTCCTGCTTTTTTAGGTCTTGATGCAGCAATACTGCATGTACTTGCATGTACTTGATCATTtcagtttattgtttttaattttactttaacttgtcaatatttttatatagtgCCAAAACTCATATAACAATCATTATTtaggctaaattaaaaaaaagacaatacatggatttaatgttttatgtatgaTTTTATGAATTGAAAAAAGGTGTCTTTGTCATGTCTGGCATTAAATAAACGTGGGCTGATGAATATCGTCTTGGCTGTTGGACTCAGAAAGGCTGAGAACAACTGGTCTAGTCTATTGTATGTTTTCACTTGGTAAGCTAGTTCCAGATTTGCAAAAAACTGTGTGAAACAAACTTCCTAACAGTGGTGCTATTGTCTGTAGATTATGCATTTATTGAATGTGAGAGTGCATTGAGAGAGAAATGATAGTTTGTGGTTGTTCTCTGTGCAGGACAATGGCCCCCAGCTGAAGGCAGTGACGACAAGAGACTGAGATGGAGCTGACCTCAGTAGACGCCTCTGCTGTGCTGGACTTATGGGGCAACGGCTCCGTTCCTGGTTTCCTCCTTAACGAGAGCATTCTCAATGACACTTGCTTCCTCAATGCTTTGAACTGCACTAATGGGACAGATGCGGGGAACCGAGCAGGAACAAGCATGGCAGGAATCCTCATCCCTCTTATTTACATCATTGTCTGCGTCGTCGGCCTGGGAGGAAACTCACTGGTCATCCACATCGTCCTGCACTACTCCAAGACAGAGTCAGTGACCAACATCTACATCCTGAATCTAGCTATAGCCGATGAGCTCTTCATGCTGGGCCTTCCTTTCCTCGCTGTGCAGAACGCCATGCACTCCTGGCCCTTCGGCTCCTTCACATGCAGGTTGGTCATGACCGTTGACGGCATTAACCAGTTCACCAGCATCTTCTGCCTCACCGTGATGAGCATCGACCGCTACCTGGCCGTGGTTCATCCTATACGGTCCTCAAAATGGAGGCGACCACAAGTGGCCAAGGCGGTGAATGGAACAATCTGGGCGGTCTCGTTTTTGGTTGTCTTGCCTGTGGTGATTTTTGCAAACGTGCAACGGGAGGGAGGCATCTGCAACATCATTTGGCCGGAGCCAGCCAACATCTGGGGAGCAGCATTTATCATCTACACCTCCACAGTTGGCTTTTTCTTTCCCTTGCTAGTCATCTGCATGTGCTATCTCCTCATTGTGATCAAAATCCGCAGCTCAGGAAAGAAGGTTCACGCCACTTCGACCAAACGGCGGAAGTCAGAGCGAAAAGTCACGCGAATGGTGGTGATCGTTGTGGCTGTGTTCGTTTTCTGCTGGATGCCGTTTTATGCCCTCAATATCATAAACCTGGTGGAATCGCTGCGCGATGAGCCCCAGGGTCTGCATCTTTTTGTGGTGGTATTGTCTTACGCTAACAGCTGCGCTAACCCTATCGTTTACTGCTTCCTTTCGGACAACTTCAAGCGGGGATTTCGAAAGGCTCTGTGCCGCTCATCTCGAAGGGTGGAGAACCACGAGTCCACCGAGCAACAGAATCAAGAGGAACGAAGAAGAGTTCTGATGCCCAGGGAAAGCCTTAAAAGAGCAGTGAGAAatgaagaggatgaggaagaagaagagtACAGGGAGGAAGTGACAGAGATGACGGAAATCTGCAGGATTACTCAGAATGGAAACGGAAGCAGACAAGCTGAAAGTAGCCGAGCGCTTTTCTTAGAGAGACCCTCGGGTGCAGGGGTTTCTGAGACAAGTTCCCCAGACAGGAGAGGCACGGCTGGGGATGTTAAAGGACCAGGCTTTGGAACTGCTGCAACCCTTCTGAACGGGGCTAAAAACGGGAATGTGAAAACACTGCCAGAGGAACCGGTGGAAAAAAACAGCTCACTAGAGATCAGCTACTTGTAAACTTGTGATTTGTGTCAGCTggaaaaacagtattattgtacATGCCTCCCTGAGTTCTATCCAGTTTGTAGTTACAGTACAACTCGTCTTAATGTCTATGAAATCTTCTCCTAGTAATTAGACATTGTCTAATTGTAGTATGGAAGTATGGAAATGTACACATTGTAGTATGGAAGTGTACAATCTGGCAACACAATTGAAATAGTCACAATGAATTTTGCCTTATTTATAAGACTTGGCAAATCAAAACAAGGGTCATCAGCAGCATTCCATGGTATCAATACCTATGGGACCAGCACCACAATATGTGAAGCATCTCTGTGCCTTTTTCTAAATTTGTTTAGGAGATTTAATCAATGCAGTAAATCTATGTCTACGACTGACTGGGCACTAGATCactaaatacatttacatgcactTTTGCTCAATTCTAGCTGTTTATGTGAACATACTTAGTGATACTTGTAGCATACTACTAAGAGAtaaaatttggaaaatattttgtaaatgtaaacaggTCAAAAATTACACATCAGCTTGTAGTTTTCTCTAAATGTATCTGTATGTGTTTTTTGCCTTACTTATAAAAGTATTGTACACTAATTGAAATATGTTGCAAACAGGTCTTTAAACTCTACATACACATTGTTATATTATACAGCTTTGTGATGCCTATCAGTTGTGTTCTTATTTGttggcatttatttatatatatattacacaaatacTTAACATATTATGTCAGTTTAAAAACTGAATGTTTATTATCCAGatcatcatttatttatgaggactctttaaaaaatgatatatatatatatatatatatatatatatatatatattattttatagttaaTGCACCACTGTTGGAATTAATGTCCTAAAGAATTTCTGTTTTGTAATACTTCTTGAATTATTTTGTGCAGGTTGACTAACACTCAGATTTAACCAATGGTAAATTGACATATGGTAAAAAACATACACACTCAGGTTTTgaacttaaaagaatagtttactTAAAATTGACTTGTCACTATTTATTCACTCTTATATCATTCCAAAAAATGTATGGATTTCTTTTTCTAAGAGACATGTAATATTTCTATACAGTGATAATTTTGGCTATAAAACTATAGTGACTTTAGTGATAAGAAATATCACAACGGCACAATAAGGTACAGTAGTCCGTATGACAAATCTCAAAAAGTCATTATTGATAAATGCTCTTCAACCAAAGTTGTATGACTTTTCTTTGACATGGAATAAAGAGCATGCAAtatagaatacttcataaaacaattttaatgtattttagacATTTTTGATACTTGAAGGTCATTATTAACTTCCATTCCATAGAAAAGAGCGGTGCGATGATTCATCTAAAAATCTCCTTTTTGTGTTCTAATGAAACATACAAAAGCATgtgagtttggaacaacacgagggtgaataaataatggaaAGATGTTTATTTAGCATAATTAAAGAGCATTGAGCCACTGGGTTTCTCCGACACCTGCTAAAGAGGTTAAAGTGCCTCCCATTATAATGTCATTTATGCTCCAATTCCACAGACAGACAACGTAAGCTACACATACATTAAAATTCCACAGTGTCTCTTCCCAGCACCGTAATATGCTTATGTGACATTTAGATACCCTTTTCTGAGTGTTATAAATAAACGTTAACTATTGAGATCATAGCCAGCGCTAACGTATCAACTACACTCCCCACCGTCCTACACCACCTCCTCCTACGCACGGGCTTATACTCAGATTGGTCTGGAGGTGCATAGGAAGCCATTGTAGACGCATtatggagagaaacagagagagctaCCACCATTTCCATCATGACTCTGTGGATTTCACAGCCTCCGTTTAGAActgattgtttaaatattaaaaaagaatgtGTTAAAAAGCTGCGGAAAATGTTATTCTGTCGTTTAGggatatttttaattgttgtgcTATAGCTATACAGTATATGAGATTTATTGCACACTGTGTTTACTATTGACCTGCTCAGAGAAGCTGTCGTTTGTGGCTGTGGGAAGAGAGGCGCCCATCCTGTGACCTTATGATTGGACAGCTCTCCGTATCTAAATGAATCTCTGTGATTCACTGGATGCTTGACACCCACCCACACATGGTATGGATCCACAAAGAGGCAAATAGTGCTGAAGGCTGCTTGTGAACGCTGTGACATTATTCATTTCTTGGCACAGACTTATATAGGCCTCTTGTGCAAACAAAGCCATTTGCTCAAGGATAAAAATACATAGCTGCCCATGTGTCCTTGGTCGATACTTTAGCATTTTTTATAAGTGCAAAGAAAGTTTTTTTCTCTAACACCAAATGTTTATAATCTTTGGTTAGTTACAGCTCCTTGAATTGTATAAAACATTGTGAGGggttatttattttctattgtgTAAATGTTTGAACCATGTAAGTACCTGAATGCAGATGTAGCTTGATACAAAAGCTTAATTTTCTCACGGTGAAGACTGCATTCTTAGCATTGCCACAAGAGGTGTTATAGCTGGAATAATAGTGCGTTTCGGTCCTCCTGGGAAGTTACAATTATGGTTTTGTATTGATGTTCAGCTTGTAAATGCAATTTGAATGCACCATTAGTCaagttaaatgttttcttttaagcTAAGTTTTCTCTTTTAGGTCAGCGGTTAAAGTCAATATGTTTCTAGCAGTTTGCCAAAATAATAACACATCTGGTTTAATGTCAGACCCAAATTTTTATTCTATCTCTTTGAAATTTTGTGAGCAAAAAAAGGCTCTCGGTTAACTATTGAAGTAAACTCTGAATTTGCGTGACTAATCTGAGCCTGTTGCGAAATCTGCATGAAGAAATATTTTGCGTGGATCcccaaaaatatattctattaCCACCAAATGAATATGTGTTGGCAAAGCCATTTTGTCTGCATTCACGTACTTTCATATCTTAACTGTTCTCTTTAAAAAGTTCTGCTTAAGCTGAAGGCTGCATTTTGTGTTAGATTAAACAAGTTCTTTCATTTGATAAATCACTGTGTGTGTAGTCTGATATTTACCAAATTctagatttataaataaataaatattttgtctcTGTGAATGTGCTTTTTAtgcttgcttttatttttttctttctttttaatcatAGCTGCTGGCTATTTCGGTTGTTTGCATTTGATTGAATTTGTTAAATTAATCATAGTTAATACCAAGAAAGAGGAGAACTTTAacaagaatagaatagaatagcgTTGCTTACTACAAATAAATGCcctaacaaaaaacaacaacactgcagGCATTGAAAATGGCAGTTACATGGAACTAGTTCTCGAAATGACTTGCAACTACATGTGGCTTGACATAACAGACTGCATATCTCCAAGCACCAGAGTGGAACATCATGTAGCCTTgcacttttgcttttttttatggtttagcATGAGCAAGCCAGTGATTGCACAACAATGCCAGCCAGGTTCTAGTTTGAAGAAAATTCAGAACTTAAGACTGAAATGATGATGTGAGAGGAAAGTGAGATCAATAGTGGTTCCCATAGGCTTAAGGCTATGAAAGTGGTCAATCACTGCTGAAgtcttgctgttttctttttaacctaataataaatatgcaaacCCCAAGCACCCCAAGCAAATCTGTGTATATAGGATGGCATTAAGTCCTTGACGTCTTGACAAGCTGTTGTATGAATGTATTAGGTGTACATGTCTTAGTGATATGGTCAGAGTGCTGGAAGCCTTATTTGGATGCCTTCCTTATTTGATACAGCCATTGATACAGATAATAGTGTGCTCTAAGTGAACTCTAAATGAGCTGATTAGTTGAATGTAGTGtcagaccaaaaaaaataaaaaataataataaatcaatcagtCTTCTAGTATCTGTAAAAACATTAAGTTGCCCCTGGCAGGAGACAAGctagtattttgaaataatttctgTTGTCAGTACTTAATTAGGGTAGTTCAGATCACATTGTTCCTAATAACATTTTTCCTAATTATTCTATCTATGCATTTTTCAGCGTTGTGACTCATGGGCCAATTATAGCGAGGTTGTTGTTAAAATGGAGAATTTAGACTGCTTCATCAGCCAGCAGGAAAGGTCTAGTAATTTCTCTTTCAATTAAATACTCACAATCTCCCTGAATCCCTTCTCTTTAATTTTCTCTTTCGTGTAACAGTGTTCATTACGCTGGTGTTTGGGACACAGGCATCACAGATGAAAGGAAAGGGATGGgggtggggagggggggggggtattgcgcaggattcttggaaaccaagTGTACAGAAACTTACTGAAGCTGTATTATGCATGAAAGATTGACAAAGACAGAAAGCGGAGGAGTGAACAGGAAAAC is from Carassius auratus strain Wakin chromosome 28, ASM336829v1, whole genome shotgun sequence and encodes:
- the LOC113047008 gene encoding somatostatin receptor type 5 produces the protein MELTSVDASAVLDLWGNGSVPGFLLNESILNDTCFLNALNCTNGTDAGNRAGTSMAGILIPLIYIIVCVVGLGGNSLVIHIVLHYSKTESVTNIYILNLAIADELFMLGLPFLAVQNAMHSWPFGSFTCRLVMTVDGINQFTSIFCLTVMSIDRYLAVVHPIRSSKWRRPQVAKAVNGTIWAVSFLVVLPVVIFANVQREGGICNIIWPEPANIWGAAFIIYTSTVGFFFPLLVICMCYLLIVIKIRSSGKKVHATSTKRRKSERKVTRMVVIVVAVFVFCWMPFYALNIINLVESLRDEPQGLHLFVVVLSYANSCANPIVYCFLSDNFKRGFRKALCRSSRRVENHESTEQQNQEERRRVLMPRESLKRAVRNEEDEEEEEYREEVTEMTEICRITQNGNGSRQAESSRALFLERPSGAGVSETSSPDRRGTAGDVKGPGFGTAATLLNGAKNGNVKTLPEEPVEKNSSLEISYL